The Longimicrobium sp. genomic interval CGGCAAGGCGGAGGAGCTGGGCGTCAACGTCCTTCCCGGCTTCCCGGTGGACTCGCTCCTAGTGGACGACAAAAAGGTTGTCGGAGTGCGCACGACGCCGTCCGGCCTCAAGCGCGACGGCACGCCGGGCAGCACCCACGAGCCCGCCACCGACCTCACCGCCCGCGTGACCGTGCTGGCCGAGGGGACGCGCGGGCCGCTGGGGCAGGCGTACCGGCAGTGGCAGGGGATCACCTCCGAGAACCCGCAGATCTACGCGCTGGGCGTGAAGGAGATCTGGGAGACCAAGGTGCCGCTCGACCGGGTGGTGCACACGCTGGGCTGGCCCCTGCCGCGCGACGCATTCGGCGGGAGCTTCATGTACCCGCTGGAGCCCAACGTGGTGGCGATCGGCCTCGTGGTGGGCCTCGACTACCGGCAGACCACGCTGGACGTGCACCAGCTGCTGCAGCGGATGAAGCTCCACCCCTTCTTCAGGAAGTACCTGGAGGGGGGCGAGATGGTGGAGTGGGGCGCCAAGACGATCCCCGAGGGCGGCCTCTACGCCCTCCCGCAGCGCCGCTACGGCGACGGGCTGCTGATGGTGGGCGACACGGCGGGCTTCGTGGACGTGGCGTCGCTCAAGGGGATCCACTACGCCATGCAGTCGGGGATCTATGCCGCGCGCACCATCTTCGAGTCGCTCAAGCAGGGCGACGTCACGGGCGCGTCGCTGGGCGCGTACGACAAGCTGGTGGACGCCAGCTACATCCGCGACGACCTGCACAAGACGCGCAACATGCGCCTGGGGTTCAAGGACGGCTTCTTCGTGGGCGGGATCAAGGCGGGGCTCGCAACCGTCACGGGCGGGCGCATCCCCTCCGGCCGCATCGCCATGGAGCCGGACGCGGAGCGCGAGAAGGAGGTCACCCCGGAGACGCCGTTCGTGCCGGACAACACCCTGACGTTCAGCAAGGTGGACGCGGTCTTCAAGTCGGGGAACGGCACGCGCGACGACATCCCGTCGCACCTGATCGTGGGGCAGGACATCCCGGGCGAGGTGGCGGACATGTACGCCCACCTCTGCCCCGCCAACGTCTACGAGCGCCAGGGCGACCGGCTGGTGGTGAACGCCCCCAACTGCATCGACTGCAAGGCCACAGACGTCATCGGCCCCCGCTGGACCCCGCGCGAGGGCGGCAGCGGGCCGGCTTACAAGCGGATGTAGAGGGGCGGGGGCGCGGGGCCCCCTCCTGGGCCCCCCTCCCCCGCTCGTCACCTCGCGGCCCCTCCCCCAATAACTACCTGGGGGAGGGGCGGTTTGCGTCTGTCGGCGCGGGGTGCGTGAGGCGGCGCGGGGGCGGGCACGGGCAGCCACGTGGG includes:
- a CDS encoding electron-transfer flavoprotein:ubiquinone oxidoreductase — translated: MADSARRTVLPVRHQPDLPRERMILAEAPDAEALEMDVVIVGAGPAGLATAIELARLVQKDAENGGTLGEVNIAVLDKAQALGEHCLSGAVVNPRAFRELFPDLRDEDFPFRGRVDSESVLFLTETGQIRLPTPPPMHNRGNYVGSICEIVQWLGGKAEELGVNVLPGFPVDSLLVDDKKVVGVRTTPSGLKRDGTPGSTHEPATDLTARVTVLAEGTRGPLGQAYRQWQGITSENPQIYALGVKEIWETKVPLDRVVHTLGWPLPRDAFGGSFMYPLEPNVVAIGLVVGLDYRQTTLDVHQLLQRMKLHPFFRKYLEGGEMVEWGAKTIPEGGLYALPQRRYGDGLLMVGDTAGFVDVASLKGIHYAMQSGIYAARTIFESLKQGDVTGASLGAYDKLVDASYIRDDLHKTRNMRLGFKDGFFVGGIKAGLATVTGGRIPSGRIAMEPDAEREKEVTPETPFVPDNTLTFSKVDAVFKSGNGTRDDIPSHLIVGQDIPGEVADMYAHLCPANVYERQGDRLVVNAPNCIDCKATDVIGPRWTPREGGSGPAYKRM